One segment of Streptomyces sp. YIM 121038 DNA contains the following:
- a CDS encoding helix-turn-helix domain-containing protein — protein sequence MSLTVLHSAVVEPEHRFEWWRDLISQDVAPTRITTDHAEDFPATAGMAQLGAVRLTVMSFPAIRSERTPALIRYSDPEDYQLTLIRGTEMWITQDRNEARMAAGDLVLWSTSLPFDGRGLAGSHDGISKAIILHLPRTGLPLPTAKVDRLLANAVPGRTGMAGILARHLLGVTEDAAHLEESAAARVGIATWELATAFLGDWADARDRVPPESGDRMRLARVDAFIDANLSDPRLTPAAIAAHHHLSVRTLHWLFRHRDETVAATIRHRRLTRCRADLVADRYAAVPIHTIAARWGFTSAAAFSRVFRREYGVTPREFRATAGGAGGAGEE from the coding sequence ATGAGTCTCACCGTGCTGCACAGTGCCGTCGTAGAGCCGGAGCACCGTTTCGAGTGGTGGCGCGACCTGATCAGCCAGGACGTCGCGCCCACCCGGATCACCACCGACCACGCCGAGGACTTCCCGGCCACCGCGGGCATGGCACAGCTCGGCGCCGTGCGGCTCACCGTCATGTCGTTCCCCGCCATCAGGTCGGAGCGCACGCCCGCGCTCATCCGGTACTCCGACCCCGAGGACTACCAGCTCACGCTGATCCGGGGCACGGAGATGTGGATCACCCAGGACCGCAACGAGGCCAGGATGGCGGCCGGTGACCTGGTGCTGTGGAGCACCTCGCTGCCGTTCGACGGAAGGGGCCTCGCGGGTTCGCACGACGGCATCTCCAAGGCCATCATCCTGCACCTGCCGCGCACCGGTCTGCCCCTGCCCACGGCCAAGGTGGACCGGCTGCTCGCGAACGCCGTGCCCGGCCGCACCGGCATGGCGGGCATCCTCGCCCGCCACCTCCTCGGCGTCACCGAGGACGCGGCCCATCTGGAGGAGTCCGCCGCGGCGCGGGTGGGCATCGCGACCTGGGAGCTCGCCACCGCGTTCCTCGGGGACTGGGCCGACGCCCGCGACCGGGTGCCGCCCGAGTCCGGCGACCGGATGCGGCTCGCCCGCGTCGACGCCTTCATCGACGCCAACCTCTCCGACCCGCGGCTGACCCCGGCGGCGATCGCCGCGCACCACCACCTGTCCGTACGCACCCTGCACTGGCTGTTCCGCCACCGCGACGAGACGGTGGCGGCCACCATCCGGCACCGCCGCCTGACCCGGTGCCGCGCCGACCTCGTGGCCGACCGCTACGCCGCCGTGCCCATCCACACCATCGCGGCACGGTGGGGATTCACCAGCGCGGCGGCCTTCAGCCGTGTCTTCAGGAGGGAGTACGGGGTGACTCCGCGGGAGTTCCGCGCGACGGCGGGCGGTGCGGGTGGTGCGGGCGAGGAGTGA
- a CDS encoding alpha/beta hydrolase: MPLRDRSAVRRIAARGTAMAVGAAVAVSGLAAAPAVHASPSAAGALRWEPCDAPAQPGAECAALSVPVDWAHPGGPRLDLAVARRKATGPGAHVGSMVFGPGGPGDSGVDRVMRGISRFSPEVRRRFDIVSFDPRGVGGSNPVACSVDLLAQRPSPELKSQADFDATMAYNRRLRADCRARTGPVFDHLDTTQTVRDLDALRAALGERKLTFHGSSYGTLLGAQYAETYPRRVRAMVLESVMDHSVPTTRGFLRAEAATAEDSFQEFVKWCDAAADCALHGRDVHDVWQGLLARAGRGELEDPAKPGTSLSPSDLVNKVAFRKFYQADFAGLATAIAGMDASKPLPSSPTSIAPLPPATPVFCSDWHLPVRDYQEYASLVTMTNTTAPDLPHLLPIQMAAACLGAPTPNPQHRLDTHGAPPILVSNALHDPATGYPWAVSVARQLGRSGVLLTYEGHGHGSVTSGPCMEGAVDSYLTDLAVPPRGTSCPALPSWPSR; the protein is encoded by the coding sequence ATGCCGTTGAGGGACAGATCCGCTGTGCGGCGCATCGCCGCGCGGGGCACGGCCATGGCCGTGGGGGCCGCCGTCGCCGTCTCCGGCCTCGCCGCCGCTCCGGCGGTGCACGCGTCGCCGTCTGCCGCCGGGGCCCTGCGGTGGGAGCCGTGTGACGCCCCGGCTCAGCCGGGAGCCGAGTGCGCCGCTCTTTCGGTGCCGGTCGACTGGGCCCACCCGGGCGGGCCGAGGCTCGACCTGGCCGTGGCCCGCCGCAAGGCCACCGGCCCCGGCGCACACGTCGGCTCGATGGTGTTCGGCCCCGGCGGGCCGGGCGATTCAGGTGTGGACAGGGTGATGCGCGGCATCAGCCGGTTCAGCCCCGAGGTCCGCCGCAGGTTCGACATCGTCAGCTTCGACCCGCGCGGTGTGGGCGGCAGCAACCCGGTGGCCTGCTCCGTCGACCTGCTTGCCCAGCGCCCGTCACCGGAGCTGAAGAGCCAGGCGGACTTCGACGCCACCATGGCGTACAACAGGCGGCTCCGTGCCGACTGCCGGGCCCGCACCGGCCCGGTGTTCGACCACCTTGACACCACCCAGACGGTCCGGGACCTGGACGCCCTCCGGGCCGCCCTCGGCGAGCGGAAACTGACCTTCCACGGCAGCTCGTACGGCACGCTGCTCGGGGCGCAGTACGCCGAGACCTACCCGCGCCGCGTGCGCGCGATGGTGCTGGAGAGCGTCATGGACCACAGCGTCCCGACCACCCGTGGCTTCCTTCGCGCCGAGGCGGCCACGGCGGAGGATTCCTTCCAGGAGTTCGTGAAGTGGTGCGACGCGGCTGCGGACTGCGCGCTGCACGGTCGCGACGTCCACGACGTCTGGCAGGGCCTGCTGGCCCGGGCCGGGCGCGGCGAGCTGGAGGACCCGGCGAAGCCCGGGACCTCGCTGTCACCTTCGGACCTGGTCAACAAGGTCGCGTTCCGGAAGTTCTACCAGGCCGACTTCGCGGGCCTGGCCACCGCGATCGCGGGGATGGACGCGAGCAAGCCGCTGCCCTCGTCGCCCACCTCGATCGCGCCGCTGCCGCCGGCCACCCCGGTCTTCTGCTCGGACTGGCACCTGCCCGTGCGCGACTACCAGGAGTACGCCTCGCTCGTCACCATGACGAACACGACCGCGCCAGACCTGCCGCACCTCTTGCCGATCCAGATGGCAGCGGCATGCCTGGGCGCGCCGACCCCCAACCCGCAGCACCGCCTGGACACACACGGTGCCCCACCGATCCTGGTCTCCAACGCGCTGCACGACCCCGCCACCGGCTACCCGTGGGCGGTCTCGGTGGCCCGGCAGCTCGGCCGCAGCGGCGTGCTCCTCACCTACGAGGGCCACGGCCACGGCAGCGTCACCAGTGGCCCGTGCATGGAGGGCGCCGTGGACAGCTACCTCACCGACCTGGCGGTCCCGCCCCGGGGCACCAGCTGCCCCGCGCTGCCGTCCTGGCCGTCGAGGTGA